In the Dolichospermum flos-aquae CCAP 1403/13F genome, AGTAGGAGAAATGGTTGCCTTGAATAAAGCTCGTTCTAGTTTGTTAAATACTGCCCAACAAAATTTAACAGAAAGTGCAGTTAATAAAGGAGAAAAAATTACTGATGATATTGCCGCTTTACGCTCCAATTTAATTACAGCTAGTCAAACTAAAGTAATTCAATCAGGTTCACCTTTCCAAACTGAACAATTTCTTAAACAACTAAAAAAACAACTACCAACCCAAACTGATTGTCTCCAATTAACCCGCATTAAAAAAGGTGAGATAATTGCCAGTAGTTGTGGTGTTCAAGAAATTATGCCATCAGGCTTATCTCTTACCAGCAATGACGTTGATATTCAATTTATATTACCATCCCAATCGGGAAAAACTGGTAAAAGAGACAAACAAAATCAACTACAATTATTTTTATCAATTCCTGTTTCTAATCAACGTGGTAATTTAGCCTACCGATTAAGCATGAAAACCACATTATATCAACAAAATCCCAATCATCCAGGCTCATTAACGGGTTTTTTGGTAGTCATTGCTGAAGACGGTAGAGTTTTAGCTCATCCATTACCAGAAAGAATCGGTACTAATATTAAAGATTATACCGATGTAGACAGAATCCAAGCTATAGTTAAAAATGCCTTGAGTGGAAGTAATAATTCCAGTAATTTATCCTTTATAGAAGGACAAGAACTGGTTGCAGGTTTTACAGCTACTACTAAACCTATCACTACAAAACCATCACAAAGATGGATTGTCCTAGCAGTTACAAGTGTAGAAAATGCCCTATTTGGTTTAGAAGAAATTAAACTAATTCTCATTGTTTTAACAGTTGGTTTAATTGGTGCAAGTTTATTGGCATCATTTTATTTAGTTCCTTATTTAGCAGGTCCAGTAGAAGAACTCCGCGACTATGCTATTAATCTTCATAGTCACCACGCAGCACAACCCATTCCCCGCAACTTCAAAATTCGAGAATTTAACCAACTAGCTCAAGCATTAGATCAAATGGTAGAAAGACTCAAAGATTGGGCTGAAGAATTAGAAATTGCTTGGAAAGAAGCTAAATCAGCCAATCAAGTGAAAAGTCAATTTCTAGCCACAACTTCTCACGAATTAAGAAATCCACTGAATATTATTATTAACTGTGTGCGGTTAGTGCGTGATGATTTATGTGATAGTAGAGAAGAAGAATTAGAGTTTCTTAAAAAAGCCGACGATACAGCAATTCATTTATTAGGAATAATTAATGATTTGCTAGATATTTCTAAAATAGAAGCTGGTAAACTTTCTGTAATTACAGTACCGCTAGATTTACGACAATTATTATTAGAGGTAATTAATTTACAATCAGTTAATATCCAATATAAAGGACTACAATTAATTTGTGATATAGGTGATAAGCCTATTCCTATAAAGTCTGATTCCATTAAACTCAAACAAGTGTTAATTAATATTATTGGTAATGCTACTAAATTCACTGATGAAGGTAGTATTCAAATTACCATGAGTATTAATCGTCATCAGCAGTATGTTTTAGTTTCTATTAAAGATACAGGAATTGGTATTGATCCAGGAGAACAAGGTAAACTATTTCGTCCCTTTGTGATGGTTGACGGGACAACTACGCGCAAGTTTGAAGGAACTGGATTGGGTTTAGCAATTTCTCGGAATTTAATTGAACTCATGGGTGGTAAAATCACTTTAGAGAGTTTGGGGTTAAATCAAGGAACAACAGTAATTATTAAATTACCTTTGATTGATATGGCTTTATTACCTAATCCAGAAAAAAAAGATGTGGTCATAAATGGAGTTAGGAGTTAATTCTGGCTCTGAGAAATGTTCCGCAAACAATAAATTTCAAATTACCACCCTCCTAAAATGAAGCGATTTTTTGCAAGTATTTTTGTAGTTACAACTTTACTATTAGCTCCTGGTTGTTCATCAAATACTAAATCTAATGAAACACAAGTTTTACCTAGTATAATGACGAATCATGATGGACATTCCATGGAACATATGAATCATGAAAATAATTCACAAATAACTACCAAAGTTAAATTAACTGCTCCGAAAAGTTTATCACCAAATCAACCAATTAACTTAGTTATTGATATTCAAGACTCTACGGGAAAACCTGTGAATAAGTTTGACATTTTCCAAGAAAAAATCATGCACTTAATTGTTGTGAGAGATGATTTACAATTTTTTGATCATATTCATCCCGAATATAAAGAAAATGGTCGCTTTGAAGTAACTGCAAATTTTCCAGAGTCAGGAAATTATACACTTTTCAGTGATTATAAACCTGCTGGAAATCAGGAAAATGTCTCATTAATGAATATTACAATTCCTGGTACAGTTCCATTACCAAAAAATTTAGAAAAGTTCACCAAAACTAAAACTATCTCAGATACTAAAGTCAATCTGAATATTTCTGCACCAAAAATCAAAGTCGGTCAAGACATTAACTTAACTTTTGACTTAAAAGACAACAAAAATCAACCAATTCAAGATTTACAACCTTATTTGGGAGAAAAAGGACATTTAGTAATTATTAAAAGTTCATCTCCCCTGACTTCATCTGATTATATCCATGCACACGCAATCAAAAATACTCCAGATGGAAAAATCGAATTTCATACAAAATTCCCCAAACCAGGAACATATAAAATGTGGATGCAATTTAATCGCAATGGACAAATCAAAACCGCAGATTTTTGGGTAAATGTAGAATAGAAAATCGTAGGTTGGGTTAAGCGACAGCCAGGGAATTAATTCCCAGTCTCATAACAAAAGTCGGCTCAAGCCGACTATATTTGTATGATGTTTCCCCAAAATTTTATCTTTAGTCAGCTTTAGCTTACTTTTGCTATTAGCCTTAGAATTCATTCTGAGGCGGACTATATTTTTCTGTATTTATGGGAATATTAAATATGAGAATATTTAGAATCATAAATAAGGTGTATTTATGGCTTTGTGGAGACTTTATTATCATCTGGTTTGGGCAACAAAAGAGCGTCAGCCACTAATTACCAGGGAACGGGAAGGGAAACTTTACGGTTACATTATTAGCAAAGCTGATGAACTTGGTACTATTATTCATGCTATTGACGGCATAGAAAATCATATTCATTTAGTGGCTTCTATTCCGCCAAAGATTTCCATTTCTGATTTTGTGCAAAAAATTAAAGGCAGTAGCACCCATTATATTAATCATTTATCTCCTGGAGAAGATACCTTTGGTTGGCAAAGAGGATATGGGGTTTTTTCACTGGGGAGAAAACAATTGGAACAAGCGGTTATTTATGTGAGAAATCAAAAGGAGCATCATTCAAATGGCACAACAATTGCATCTTTGGAAGAACATAATCAAGATGATGATGCTCCCACAAAATTTTATCTTTCGCAACCGCCTGAGAATGAATTTTCAGTCTCATAATGAAAGTCTCATAATGAAAGCCAGGGAATGAATTCCCAGTCTCATAACAAAAGTCGGCTCAAGCCGACTTTTGTTATGATGCTTTCCCAAAATTTCATCTTTCGCAACCGCCAGGGAATGAATTCCCAGTCTCATAACAAAAGTCGGCTCAAGCCGACTGTATTTTTATGATATTTCCCCAAAATTTATCCTTAGTCAGCTTTAGCTTACTTTTGCTATTAGCCATGGCTTCGCCACGCAGGCTATCAGAATTCATTCTGAAGCGGACTTTTTGCTATTAGCCATGGCTTCGCCACGCAGGCTATCAGAATTCATTCTGAAGCGGACTTTTTGCTATTAGCCATGGCTTCGCCACGCAGGCTATCAGAATTCATTCTCAGGCGCTATTATCCATGGCTTCGCCACGCAGGCTATCAGAATTAATTCTCAGGCGGAATCAGACACATTTTACGTTGGGTTTCGTTCCTCAATCAAAAATTAAAAAGGTGGTAATTCCTTCAGAATCGTGAAGCGAATATGGTTAATAGCTAAGTCACCCAGGGAAACCTCTTCTTTCGTTAAGCGAATTCCATCCCTGGTTAAGGTTTCAAAAGTGATACCTTTACCAATTTCGATATGATACCAGCATAAGCCCATAAAGAATCGTGTAGGATATGGTCCACCTTCTTCCAGATCATCAGGATTAGATTCCATTGGCAACCAACCAATTCCCGGAATATAAAACTCTAACCAAACATGATTAAAATCGGGTTGGAGGGGAATTCCCTGATGTTCGGCATAAACTGGACATTTATATCTACCAACGGTGCGGCAAGGAATACCATTCAGGCGACAAAGTGCCAGTAATACACCTACATATTCGCCACATGAACCAGTACCCCGATCTAAAGCTATATCGGGTGAATCAATGTGAGGTTTAATAGCATAAGACAATTGATCATAAACGTAGTTGCGGATACTGTACATTTTCCGTAACAGATTAGTTTCTGTACCAACGGCTGTGCGGGCTGCACGGATAACAATATCGGTATCCATTGCTAGGTCGTCATCATCTACCAGATAGCGGGTTTTTAATTCTGGTGACAGTTCTGGAACATCTTCGACATCTTTAGGGGTGATGCGATGTTTAATGCCGCGTACTTCTACTAATGCCTTCCAGCCAAATATGTGACGTTCACCGGGGGCAAGGGTATCAAATTTAAAAACGGCTACTCTTTGTCCGTCAATGATTTCTTCTCTGAATGGTAAACCAATGGGTTCAACTTGTTGGACTTTTTGCCGTTGGGTTTCTGAGGGTAGGGCTATGCGCCATTCTATATCGGCTAAATAAATTTCATCAAGGGGGGAAATTTCTTCAACATAAGACATTTCTATCAGATAGCCATTAGAGAGGGCGTAGCGTTTATCCTCTTGGTAATGATATTGTAGAGAATGAATAAATGTGCGATCGCGGTAGGTTAATTCAAAACAAGGGTCAGCATTGGGATTATCCCGAATATAAGGTTCTTCGCTGGAGTATGCCACATAAATACGATCTTTGCCTGTGTCATCCTGCCCCTGAACTGCGATACCTGTAGGAGAATCAAAAGCCGTGAGAACACTGAAACGCACTTCTCCAGTTGCCCTATCCATAGAGTAAACTGTTTGTTCCGTGCGATCGCATACCCATAAAGTTTCTTTACTAACTGCCAAGTTTTGGATACCGACACCAGGGGCATAAAATCTGGTGATTTCCTTGCGGGTATCCCGGTTAAAAATCAAAATATAGCCAAGTCTTTGGCAACTAACATAAACGGTAGATTCCCAAACGGCAACACCATCAGCGGGATAGGGTAAAGTTACAAAATGCTCTAAACCTAAAGATGCCAATTTACATAAATAGACACTATTATCACGAGTCACCCAAAGATCATCTTCCCACACAGCTAAACCGGTAACTTCTTTAAATTCGCGGACTTGGTGGGGATTGATAATTTTGCTGTTATCGGTAAGAGGGTCAATTTCTAATAAATGACCTTTAACCGTATCAATAGCAATAAGTCTATCCTTGATAAAAGCAATACCGTACAAGGTAGCAGCAGTAACTGGTCTGATTATTTTTTGCCCAAACATCTGGTTCACCGTCAAACTGGGTACTGGAAAACTTATATCATTAAGCATATTAGTCATAAATTATTATTTATTAGGGAACAGGGAACAGGGAAGAGAAATATTTTTTTGCAACTGACAACTGTACGGGCGAAGCATTTGCAGAACTATTTTTGGCAATGACGGATAATTTATCTTCCAAATGCTTCGCCCCTACTAACAACTGTACGGGCGAAGCATTTGCAGAACTATTTTTGGCAATGACGGATGATTTATCTTCCAAATGCTTCGCCCCTACTAACAACTGACAATTGACCAATTCCACATTTTCGGACACCACTAAATTATGATCGAATTTTGTAACCATTTCCTGTAACTTACACGATGTCTGCTCATTCTTTACCTGAATCTACCAACCTTTGGCATGGTTTAGAAGTTGATAAAGCCTTAGAAATGCTTGATAGTGACGCAAACAGCGGCTTAACCTCCCCAGAAGTTGAACAGCGTCGCCAAAAATATGGACTTAATGAACTCGAAGAACAGGTCGGTCGTGGCCCTTGGCAAATTCTGCTAGATCAGTTTACCAATATCATGTTATTGATGCTGATTGCCGTTGCCCTCATTTCTGGTTTTTTGGATTTACTGGCTTTGACTGGGGGGACATTAAAACCCGGTGAAGTGCCATTTAAAGACACCATTGCCATTATGGCCATCGTTATCCTCAATGGTATTTTGGGCTATGTGCAAGAAAGCCGGGCTGAAAAAGCTCTAGCAGCCTTGAAAAAACTATCTTCTCCCTCAGTCCGAATCCTCCGTGATGGTAAACTGGCGGATATAGCAGCGAAGGAGCTAGTTCCAGGGGATGTGATGCTGCTGGAAGCTGGGGTGCAAATAGCTGCTGATGGTCGCTTAATAGAACAGTCTAATTTGCAAGTGCGAGAATCGGCTCTCACAGGTGAAGCCGAAGCTGTCAATAAGCAAGCCATTCTCACATTACCAGAAGATGCACCCTTAGGCGATCGCCTCAATTCAGTTTTTCAAGGTACGGAAGTTGTCCAAGGTCGGGCTAAGGTACTGGTAACTCACACCGGAATGCGAACAGAACTAGGCAAAATTGCCGCTATGTTGCAGTCTGTGGACGGTGAACCTACGCCTTTACAGCAACGCATGACCCAATTGGGTAACGTTCTCGTTACTGGTTCTTTAATTCTTGTAGCCATAGTAGTTGGTGGTGGACTTATTCATGATCTAACTAAAGGAATAGGTTGGAAGAATTTACAAGAACTGGTGGAAGTTTCTTTAAGTATGGCGGTGGCGGTAGTTCCTGAAGGTTTACCTGCGGTAATTACTGTTACCCTGGCTTTGGGAACTCAGCGCATGGTTAAGCATAATGCCTTAATTCGCAAACTCCCAGCGGTAGAAACTCTTGGTTCTGTAACTACTATTTGTTCTGATAAAACCGGAACTCTAACTCAAAATAAAATGGTGGTACAGTCGGTGTACACCAATAATTCTCCCTTTCGCGTCACTGGAGAAGGTTATACTCCCATTGGCGATTTTCAGTTAAATGGTGAAAAAGCCAATTTAGATGAATGTCCAGAAATTTCTGCTTTGCTTGTTTCCTGTGCGGTTTGTAATGATGCTGTTCTGCAACAACAACAAGGAGAATGGGCAATTTTGGGCGACCCGACAGAAGGGGCTTTAGTGACTTTGGCAGGAAAAGCCGGAATTGAACAAGACCAATGGAGTAGTAAATTACCTCGTGTCTCCGAATTTCCCTTTTCCTCGGAACGGAAGCGCATGAGTGTGATTTGTCAACTAGAAGCTGTAGCTACTGGTGATACTTCTTTAACCGCCATTGACCCAGCCATTGCTGGTTTTGTGGAATCTGAACAATATCTGATGTTTACCAAGGGTTCACCAGAATTAACTTTGGAAAGGTGTACAAAAATCCATTTAGGTAATCACTCGATTCCTATTAGTGACGAACACCGCAGCCAAATTTTGGTAGCTAATGACCAAATGGCGGGTAAAGGTTTACGGGTCTTAGGTTTTGCTTATAAACCTTTAGCTGAAGTTCCCCCAGATGGTTCTCATGATACATCTGAGGTAGATTTGGTTTGGTTGGGGTTGGTGGGAATGCTAGACGCGCCTCGTCCAGAAGTGAGGGCGGCTGTGCAAGAATGTCGCAAGGCGGGAATCCGTCCGATTATGATTACTGGCGACCATCAATTAACTGCTCAAGCGATCGCTACTGATTTGGGAATTGCCCAAGCAGGTGATAGAGTCCTCACTGGTAAGGAATTACAACTTCTCAGTGACCAAGAATTAGAGGAACAGGTTGACCTAGTGAGTATTTACGCTAGAGTCTCCCCTGAGCATAAATTAAGAATTGTCCAAGCCTTGCAACGTCGCGGGCGATTTGTGGCGATGACAGGGGATGGGGTGAATGATGCTCCCGCCCTCAAACAAGCCGATATAGGCATTGCTATGGGCATCACAGGTACAGATGTGAGCAAAGAAGCCAGCGATATGATCCTCCTAGATGACAACTTCGCCACCATAGTTGCTGCCACGAAGGAAGGTAGAGTTGTTTATACCAATATTCGCCGCTTTATTAAATACATTTTGGGTAGTAATATTGGGGAAGTTCTCACCATTGCGGCTGCGCCATTGTTGGGATTAGGAGGTGTTCCTTTGAGTCCTTTGCAAATTCTCTGGATGAATTTGGTAACAGACGGTTTACCAGCTTTAGCATTAGCTGTAGAACCCCCTGAACCTGATGTGATGGAACGTCCCCCCTTTAGTCCCCGTGAAAGTATTTTTGCTAGGGGTTTAGGTTCTTACATGATTCGCATTGGGATTGTCTTCGCTGTGATTACAATTATCCTCATGGAATGGGCTTACCATCATTCTCATGCAGCCGGGTATCAAGGAGATGTGGATACTTGGAAGACAATGGTATTTACTTCATTGTGTCTAGCACAAATGGGTCATGCGATCGCCATTCGTTCTAATAATAGACTTACTATCGAAATGAATCCTTTTTCTAATCCCTTTGTCTTGGGGTCAGTCATTGTCACCACGATCTTGCAATTGATGTTAATTTATGTTCCACCCCTGCAAAGTTTCTTTGGTACTCATCCACTCAGTTTAGAAGAATTAGCAATTTGTATCGGTTTTAGTGCTTTAATGTTTGTCTGGATTGAAGGTGAGAAGATATTCTTTCGCTTGATGGGCAAAAAAAGTGTTTAATTGGTAAATTGTCAGAATCAGGATTTACAGGATTTCATTTCATTATCTTTGTATTTTTTATCCTGATTCTGATATTTATTACCAATTAGTCATCAATATGTATCTAAAAATCAACTTCGACGAGATAAGAAAACCCTTTGGGTGCAGGGACAATTCTAGTATTAATTAGGAGATAGCTATCATGGGTGAATCCAAACGGAGAAAACAGCAAGATCCCAATTACGGGAAAGTTAAAAATCCTGTCAGAAATCTTATGAAAGTTTTTTGCCCGTTTTTTGAGGATTACGATAATTTATCTCATCTCGATGGTGATAGTATATCGTTGATGATCGCTAAGGAAGGGTACAAAGAAACGGGTTTGAAAGGCATAATTGTCACAGGATATCTCGCTGAACATTTATTAAAAGACTATCCTCCTGAATCTGAATTAGTCAAAGCTTTCAAACAACATGGAAATATTTATGTTACTTCCACATTAGCCCTAGCGTATTTGGAAAATGATATAAACAAAGAGGAAAATCTTAGGAATTTTGATACATACGACCCATTAAATGACTTTATATGTATGAAAAGCGATTCTAAAAAATACCAAGTAAGTTTGGTAACAGGATCTTAAAAAAATTTTCTCATCTCCCGAAAAATTCCCAAAATATCCCCGACTTCTGAAAATAATTTTCTCATCTCAAGAATAACTTATTATAAAAGTCGGGGATTTTGAATCTTCAGCCATTATGTACTTAAAAACTCTACACCTCAAACAATTTCGGAATTACCAAAACCAAAAAGTTGAATTTACCGCTGCTAAAACAATTTTGGTAGGTAATAATGCTCAAGGAAAATCGAACTTGTTAGAGGCTGTGGAGTTATTGGCAACATTGCGATCGCACCGCATGGCACGCGATCGTGATTTAATTAAAGAAGGTGAATCTACAGCCCAAATTTATGCCACTCTAGACCGGATTCATAGCCATAGTGATTTAACTCTCACCCTCCGTCGTCATTCTCGTCGCAGCGTGGCTATAAATGGCGTTACAGTCCCCAAACAAATGGATTTTCTGGGGGTTCTCAATGCGGTGGAGTTTTCTAGCTTGGATTTAGAATTGGTGCGTGGTAGTCCTGAAATTCGTCGCAACTGGCTAGATACGCTTTTAATTCAATTAGAACCAGTTTATGCTCACATTTTGCACCAATATCACCAAGTTTTACGCCAACGCAATGCTTTTTTAAAACGTTATCTAAATACACCAGAAAAATCTCTACAATCAGAATTAGCTATCTGGAATGCACAATTAGTAACTGCGGGGACAAGGGTAATCATCAGAAGAGATAGAGCTATTAAAAGATTATCTCCTATCGCTTCTGCCTGGCACGCTAGTATTAGTGGAGCATCTGAAATTCTGCAAATAAATTATGCTGCTAATATTCCCTTAGAAAAAACTTCTCCTCAAGAATTACAAGGGGCTTTTTTTGCTAAACTACAACAAAGAGCCGTTGCAGAATTACATCGAGGGATAACTTTAGTTGGACCCCACCGCGATGAAGTAGAATTAATTATTAATCAAACTCCCGCTCGTCAATATGGTTCTCAAGGTCAGCAAAGAACATTAGTTTTAGCTTTAAAATTAGCAGAATTACAATTAATTGAAGAAGTAATTAATGAACCACCATTACTATTATTAGATGATGTTTTAGCCGAATTAGATCCATCTCGCCAAAATCAATTACTTGATGCTATTCAAGACCGATTTCAAACCTTAATTACTACCACTCATTTGAGCGCTTTTGATGTTCAATGGTTGAAATCTTCCCAGGTTTTATATGTAAATGCAGGGAAAATAGATAATTGACAATTGGGTAATCTTCTTCTTCCTTCTGATTAACTGACAACTGTACGGGCGAAGCATTTGGAGAACTATTTTTGGCAATGACCGATAATTTATCTTCCAAATGCTTCGCCCCTACTAACAACTAAAACTTTTCCAGTCTTTTAAAAATGTGTAGAATAATTACAGTTAAAATAGCACCCATTAATCCTAATTGCCATAAACCACACCCAGCAGCAATTCCCAAAGCCGCAGCTACCCAAATCGCAGCGGCAGAAGTCAAACCATGAATTTCCGGTGATTTTGATGTTTGGGAAGATTCACGTAAAATTTCCCCAGCGCCTAAAAACCCCACTCCAGCAGCAATACCTTGAACTACACGACTAAGGGAATCAGCACTAAGTTGTGTACCACCTGTTTGGATAGTGATGAGAGTAAATACGGCTGAACCCAAACTTACTAACATATGGGTTCTTAAACCTGCCGGTTTATTTTTTAGTTGTCGTTCTAAGCCAATTATAGCCCCAATAAACAAGGCGAAACACATACGAAGACCGGTGTTTAGCCAGTCACTACTGGCAATATAATAAGGATTGATCA is a window encoding:
- the tnpA gene encoding IS200/IS605 family transposase, which encodes MALWRLYYHLVWATKERQPLITREREGKLYGYIISKADELGTIIHAIDGIENHIHLVASIPPKISISDFVQKIKGSSTHYINHLSPGEDTFGWQRGYGVFSLGRKQLEQAVIYVRNQKEHHSNGTTIASLEEHNQDDDAPTKFYLSQPPENEFSVS
- a CDS encoding sensor histidine kinase — its product is MAKSRQSSFRQILVTRILLVFIPVLLVGEMVALNKARSSLLNTAQQNLTESAVNKGEKITDDIAALRSNLITASQTKVIQSGSPFQTEQFLKQLKKQLPTQTDCLQLTRIKKGEIIASSCGVQEIMPSGLSLTSNDVDIQFILPSQSGKTGKRDKQNQLQLFLSIPVSNQRGNLAYRLSMKTTLYQQNPNHPGSLTGFLVVIAEDGRVLAHPLPERIGTNIKDYTDVDRIQAIVKNALSGSNNSSNLSFIEGQELVAGFTATTKPITTKPSQRWIVLAVTSVENALFGLEEIKLILIVLTVGLIGASLLASFYLVPYLAGPVEELRDYAINLHSHHAAQPIPRNFKIREFNQLAQALDQMVERLKDWAEELEIAWKEAKSANQVKSQFLATTSHELRNPLNIIINCVRLVRDDLCDSREEELEFLKKADDTAIHLLGIINDLLDISKIEAGKLSVITVPLDLRQLLLEVINLQSVNIQYKGLQLICDIGDKPIPIKSDSIKLKQVLINIIGNATKFTDEGSIQITMSINRHQQYVLVSIKDTGIGIDPGEQGKLFRPFVMVDGTTTRKFEGTGLGLAISRNLIELMGGKITLESLGLNQGTTVIIKLPLIDMALLPNPEKKDVVINGVRS
- a CDS encoding transglutaminase domain-containing protein; this translates as MLNDISFPVPSLTVNQMFGQKIIRPVTAATLYGIAFIKDRLIAIDTVKGHLLEIDPLTDNSKIINPHQVREFKEVTGLAVWEDDLWVTRDNSVYLCKLASLGLEHFVTLPYPADGVAVWESTVYVSCQRLGYILIFNRDTRKEITRFYAPGVGIQNLAVSKETLWVCDRTEQTVYSMDRATGEVRFSVLTAFDSPTGIAVQGQDDTGKDRIYVAYSSEEPYIRDNPNADPCFELTYRDRTFIHSLQYHYQEDKRYALSNGYLIEMSYVEEISPLDEIYLADIEWRIALPSETQRQKVQQVEPIGLPFREEIIDGQRVAVFKFDTLAPGERHIFGWKALVEVRGIKHRITPKDVEDVPELSPELKTRYLVDDDDLAMDTDIVIRAARTAVGTETNLLRKMYSIRNYVYDQLSYAIKPHIDSPDIALDRGTGSCGEYVGVLLALCRLNGIPCRTVGRYKCPVYAEHQGIPLQPDFNHVWLEFYIPGIGWLPMESNPDDLEEGGPYPTRFFMGLCWYHIEIGKGITFETLTRDGIRLTKEEVSLGDLAINHIRFTILKELPPF
- a CDS encoding MgtC/SapB family protein, which encodes MINPYYIASSDWLNTGLRMCFALFIGAIIGLERQLKNKPAGLRTHMLVSLGSAVFTLITIQTGGTQLSADSLSRVVQGIAAGVGFLGAGEILRESSQTSKSPEIHGLTSAAAIWVAAALGIAAGCGLWQLGLMGAILTVIILHIFKRLEKF
- a CDS encoding cation-translocating P-type ATPase; this encodes MSAHSLPESTNLWHGLEVDKALEMLDSDANSGLTSPEVEQRRQKYGLNELEEQVGRGPWQILLDQFTNIMLLMLIAVALISGFLDLLALTGGTLKPGEVPFKDTIAIMAIVILNGILGYVQESRAEKALAALKKLSSPSVRILRDGKLADIAAKELVPGDVMLLEAGVQIAADGRLIEQSNLQVRESALTGEAEAVNKQAILTLPEDAPLGDRLNSVFQGTEVVQGRAKVLVTHTGMRTELGKIAAMLQSVDGEPTPLQQRMTQLGNVLVTGSLILVAIVVGGGLIHDLTKGIGWKNLQELVEVSLSMAVAVVPEGLPAVITVTLALGTQRMVKHNALIRKLPAVETLGSVTTICSDKTGTLTQNKMVVQSVYTNNSPFRVTGEGYTPIGDFQLNGEKANLDECPEISALLVSCAVCNDAVLQQQQGEWAILGDPTEGALVTLAGKAGIEQDQWSSKLPRVSEFPFSSERKRMSVICQLEAVATGDTSLTAIDPAIAGFVESEQYLMFTKGSPELTLERCTKIHLGNHSIPISDEHRSQILVANDQMAGKGLRVLGFAYKPLAEVPPDGSHDTSEVDLVWLGLVGMLDAPRPEVRAAVQECRKAGIRPIMITGDHQLTAQAIATDLGIAQAGDRVLTGKELQLLSDQELEEQVDLVSIYARVSPEHKLRIVQALQRRGRFVAMTGDGVNDAPALKQADIGIAMGITGTDVSKEASDMILLDDNFATIVAATKEGRVVYTNIRRFIKYILGSNIGEVLTIAAAPLLGLGGVPLSPLQILWMNLVTDGLPALALAVEPPEPDVMERPPFSPRESIFARGLGSYMIRIGIVFAVITIILMEWAYHHSHAAGYQGDVDTWKTMVFTSLCLAQMGHAIAIRSNNRLTIEMNPFSNPFVLGSVIVTTILQLMLIYVPPLQSFFGTHPLSLEELAICIGFSALMFVWIEGEKIFFRLMGKKSV
- the recF gene encoding DNA replication/repair protein RecF (All proteins in this family for which functions are known are DNA-binding proteins that assist the filamentation of RecA onto DNA for the initiation of recombination or recombinational repair.), whose product is MYLKTLHLKQFRNYQNQKVEFTAAKTILVGNNAQGKSNLLEAVELLATLRSHRMARDRDLIKEGESTAQIYATLDRIHSHSDLTLTLRRHSRRSVAINGVTVPKQMDFLGVLNAVEFSSLDLELVRGSPEIRRNWLDTLLIQLEPVYAHILHQYHQVLRQRNAFLKRYLNTPEKSLQSELAIWNAQLVTAGTRVIIRRDRAIKRLSPIASAWHASISGASEILQINYAANIPLEKTSPQELQGAFFAKLQQRAVAELHRGITLVGPHRDEVELIINQTPARQYGSQGQQRTLVLALKLAELQLIEEVINEPPLLLLDDVLAELDPSRQNQLLDAIQDRFQTLITTTHLSAFDVQWLKSSQVLYVNAGKIDN